A genome region from Populus alba chromosome 3, ASM523922v2, whole genome shotgun sequence includes the following:
- the LOC118062876 gene encoding vesicle-associated protein 2-1, whose protein sequence is MTAGDGNQLISVHPEDLKFIFELEKQSFCDLKVANNTEHHVAFKVKTTSPKKYFVRPNTGVIQPWDSCVIRVTLQAQREYPSDMQCKDKFLLQSTIVPPLADVDELPPDTFNKDSDGKVIHDRKLRVVYIPPSSTQGNSEDEGLKGPTQSPDANSAVQSLKDERDAAVRQTQLLQQELDLLRRRRYRKSDPGFSLMFAFVVGLIGIMVGFLLNLSLSSPSTE, encoded by the exons ATGACTGCTGGTGATGGAAATCAGTTGATCTCCGTGCATCCCGAGGACCTCAAGTTCATTT TTGAGCTGGAAAAGCAAAGCTTTTGTGATCTTAAAGTTGCGAACAACACAGAGCACCATGTTGCTTTTAAG GTTAAAACCACTTCACCTAAGAAGTACTTTGTGAGGCCCAACACTGGTGTTATACAGCCTTGGGATTCTTGCGTCATCAGAG TTACTCTTCAAGCTCAACGAGAATATCCTTCAGATATGCAATGCAAAGATAAGTTTCTCTTACAGAGTACCATTGTGCCTCCACTTGCTGATGTTGATGAGCTCCCACCAGATACT TTCAATAAGGATAGTGATGGCAAGGTGATACATGACAGGAAGCTTAGAGTTGTATACATCCCTCCTTCATCAACTCAAGGAAACTCAGAAGATGAAGGGTTGAAGGGCCCCACTCAAAGTCCTGATGCTAACTCT GCTGTACAGAGCCTGAAGGATGAAAGGGATGCAGCTGTTCGACAAACCCAGCTACTACAGCAGGAACTG GACCTGCTGAGGAGACGAAGATATCGAAAAAGCGATCCAGGCTTCTCCCTCATGTTTGCATTTGTTGTTGGACTTATTGGAATTATGGTTGGCTTCCTCTTGAACCTTTCATTGTCATCACCATCTACAGAATGA
- the LOC118062910 gene encoding uncharacterized protein: MQTHSSNTRLALIDSLATATTSTESDLQEKAWHIIGLLLSIGNPTPALELASHCTLFNASPDLIESLCSIPNSPITLTFNSDDCINSFLVTISPLGLFALNQFVSNLSLIDAFATGIRTAICRPKVPLEDVVRMYFRKRKRIGYDPADVYQKEQGVSTSSKRIRNGSKTLTFHLSEDANWINVEPTYMPIQPDNLILAPDLFVKTIVGELSCKLRDIEHVEGERNTRAIVESGKDKRITACEIDGEYAVPIIRSDNEAVFQEAKVNEIDLESRADVNATCCLDDVKWSSRLLVEFTSVNGACNAINDCHVETVRTETGEELVIDYGKTEGEGINHFQRSNTVFDTPQERNFRRNELNSLDKETITTHMKNQAEVSTSELCVPPKLSKDPKPSNKIKVTTGVAVSPRQQTLRQSLEQRKDVNPPKENQHRKKDQMKNSMAQKSKQACNDTHTKERKKDCALNAPKDWGSKDFPRFDSYIVEKEEGSGGYGTVYRATRKHDGTTVAIKCPHENAHRHHVINELRMLERFGGKNFVIKYEGCLKNQNSDCLVLAYVEHDRPEVLKKEIDVFQLRWYGYCMFRALATLHKQGVVHRDVKPGNFLFSCKASKGYLIDFNLALDLHQKLGAINKSKAENDTSFNNVAVSNAKYIPPSKSRRFPGTKFLDAVDVGAIKGWNSTLEAKNVKRKPDRNSMKSQGADGSGVTSVKDATSARTPSSERLKEPLPCQGRKELISLLHEAMQSPNHEASSVPASIRKRIAAPPGKIDGRHIYLTPMPLHSTDIAVAGIGLVKNKGNGKNKKEGPCVGTKGFRAPEVLFRSLYQGPKVDIWSAGVTLLYLIIGKTPFYGDPEQNIKDIAKLRGSEDLWEISKLHDRESSFPADLYNMQSLPPTTLWEWCKLNSKRQDFLDAMPSSLIDLVDKCLTVNPRLRISAEDALKHKFFAPCHESLRKQKLLRQGHSLDSRTNNIPSHGQSIARPVKIYQRRP, translated from the exons ATGCAAACTCACTCCTCCAACACGCGACTCGCCCTCATCGACTCGCTCGCCACCGCCACTACCTCCACCGAGTCCGATTTGCAAGAGAAGGCATGGCACATAATCGGTCTCCTCCTCTCAATCGGCAACCCAACTCCAGCTCTAGAGCTCGCTTCTCACTGCACTCTCTTCAATGCATCACCGGATCTCATCGAATCTCTCTGCTCAATCCCTAACTCACCTATCACTTTGACGTTCAACAGTGACGACTGTATCAATAGCTTCCTGGTCACCATTTCTCCACTTGGTCTTTTCGCTTTGAATCAATTCGTATCCAATCTCAGCTTGATTGATGCGTTTGCGACTGGGATCCGGACTGCAATCTGCAGGCCCAAGGTTCCTTTGGAGGACGTTGTGAGGATGTATTTTAGGAAACGGAAGCGAATTGGATATGATCCTGCAGATG TGTACCAGAAGGAACAAGGAGTTTCTACTTCGTCGAAAAGAATTCGAAATGGTAGCAAGACG TTAACTTTTCACTTaagtgaggatgccaattggaTTAATGTTGAGCCAACTTACATGCCAATCCAGCCAGATAACTTGATTCTTGCACCTGACTTGTTCGTTAAAACCATAGTGGGTGAATTAAGTTGCAAATTAAGGGATATCGAACATGTAGAAGGTGAGAGGAATACAAGAGCTATTGTGGAAAGCGGGAAGGATAAGAGAATCACGGCATGTGAGATTGATGGAGAGTATGCTGTTCCCATTATTAGGTCGGATAATGAAGCTGTATTCCAAGAAGCTAAAGTGAATGAGATAGATCTTGAAAGTAGAGCAGATGTCAATGCTACATGTTGCTTGGATGATGTCAAATGGAGCAGCAGATTATTGGTGGAGTTTACGAGTGTTAATGGTGCTTGTAATGCTATAAATGACTGTCATGTTGAAACTGTAAGAACTGAAACTGGGGAAGAACTGGTAATTGATTATGGTAAAACGGAAGGAGAAGGCATAAACCATTTTCAGCGAAGTAATACTGTTTTTGATACGCCACAAGAAAGAAACTTTAGGAGGAATGAGCTGAATTCTCTGGATAAAGAGACAATAACTACCCATATGAAAAATCAGGCCGAGGTTTCAACTAGTGAGCTCTGTGTCCCCCCGAAGTTGTCAAAAGACCCAAAACCCTCCAACAAGATTAAGGTCACTACTGGTGTTGCCGTGTCTCCAAGACAGCAGACTCTTCGCCAGTCCCTAGAGCAAAGGAAGGATGTTAACCCTCCCAAAGAGAACCAGCACAGGAAAAAAGATCAAATGAAAAACAGCATGGCACAAAAATCAAAGCAGGCGTGCAATGATACTcatacaaaagaaagaaagaaggattgTGCCCTTAATGCTCCCAAG GATTGGGGATCCAAAGACTTTCCACGCTTTGATTCTTATATTGTTGAAAAGGAAGAAGGCTCGG GTGGTTATGGCACGGTTTACAGGGCAACGAGGAAACATGACGGGACCACAGTTGCCATCAAAT GCCCTCACGAGAATGCTCACAGACACCATGTTATCAATGAACTAAGGATGCTGGAGCGCTTTGG GGGCAaaaattttgtaataaaatatgAAGGCTGTCTCAAGAACCAAAATTCTGACTGCTTAGTTTTGGCATATGTTGAGCATGACAGACCGGAG GTGTTGAAGAAGGAAATAGATGTTTTTCAGCTCCGTTGGTATGGATATTGCATGTTCAGAGCCCTTGCAACTCTTCATAAGCAG GGAGTGGTCCATAGGGATGTAAAACCTGGCAACTTCCTTTTCTCTTGCAAGGCCAGTAAAGGTTATCTGATCGATTTCAATCTTGCCCTG GATCTGCATCAAAAGCTTGGAGCAATCA aCAAATCAAAGGCGGAAAATGACACAAGCTTCAATAATGTTGCAGTTTCCAATGCCAAATATATTCCTCCATCTAAAAGTAGGAGGTTCCCAGGCACTAAATTCTTGGATGCAGTTGATGTGGGGGCGATTAAAGGCTGGAACTCAACTTTGGAAGCCAAGAATGTAAAAAGGAAGCCTGATAGGAATAGTATGAAAAGTCAGGGAGCAGATGGCTCTGGCGTAACCTCAGTCAAGGATGCAACAAGTGCTAGGACTCCTTCATCAGAAAGGCTGAAAGAGCCTCTGCCATGCCAAGGTAGAAAGGAGCTTATCAGCTTGTTGCATGAAGCAATGCAGAGTCCAAATCATGAAGCATCCAGTGTTCCGGCTTCTATTAGGAAGAGGATTGCTGCACCTCCTGGAAAAATAGATGGAAGACATATTTATCTTACTCCAATGCCTCTGCACTCGACTGACATCGCAGTTGCTGGCATTGGCTTAGTTAAGAACAAAG GGAATGGGAAGAACAAGAAAGAAGGCCCTTGTGTTGGAACTAAAGGTTTTCGGGCTCCAGAG GTCTTGTTCAGATCTCTCTATCAAGGCCCCAAGGTTGATATTTGGTCTGCTGGGGTCACCTTATTATACCTGATAATAGGAAAAACACCCTTTTATGGTGATCCAGAACA GAATATAAAGGATATAGCAAAGTTAAGAGGCAGCGAAGATCTATGGGAAATTTCAAAGCTTCATGACCGGGAATCCTCATTCCCAGCG GACCTGTATAATATGCAATCTTTGCCACCCACGACACTATGGGAGTGGTGCAAGCTGAACTCAAAAAGACAAGATTTCCTGGATGCAATGCCAAGCTCACTTATTGACCTGGTGGACAAATGCTTGACGGTGAACCCGAGATTGAGGATCAGTGCAGAGGATGCTCTAAAGCATAAGTTCTTTGCTCCATGCCATGAGAGCCTTCGAAAGCAGAAGCTGCTCAGGCAGGGACACAGCCTGGATTCTCGAACTAATAATATTCCTTCACATGGACAAAGCATTGCCAGACCTGTCAAGATTTATCAAAGGCGGCCCTGA